In Streptomyces sp. NBC_01408, one DNA window encodes the following:
- a CDS encoding LysR family transcriptional regulator produces the protein MDLELRHLKIIRAVADAGSLTRAATALGLAQPALSAQLKRIERGLGGTLFVRGREGVRATALGELVLDRARVVLPAVCELQEEAQRFARQGAEGYRLGGTHGPLLGGLVDRLAREEPGVPVTTYTSWSETEIAAGVAAGRLDFAMVGVCGESAPPEPGPEPGRLAWMEVARDAVHVMLAEDHPLALAPRGEVELAELAAEAWADVPGDGCFGDCFAAACVRAGFTPACVYEADTASCVHLVQVGRAVGLCRATFPATPGVVTRPLAGAPLVWRHLLGWHPAGRAAARAPAVLGHARAAHAEALARAVCPAGGSAVSGSAAPGPVRARAPGAPPTCPAGGSAG, from the coding sequence ATGGACCTGGAGCTGAGGCACCTCAAGATCATCAGGGCCGTCGCCGATGCCGGGAGTCTGACCCGGGCGGCGACCGCGCTCGGGCTCGCGCAGCCCGCGCTCAGCGCCCAACTGAAGCGGATCGAACGCGGGTTGGGCGGGACGCTGTTCGTGCGCGGGCGGGAGGGCGTACGGGCCACCGCGCTCGGGGAGCTCGTACTGGACCGGGCCCGGGTGGTGCTGCCCGCGGTGTGCGAGCTCCAGGAGGAGGCCCAGCGGTTCGCCCGTCAGGGTGCGGAGGGGTACCGGCTCGGAGGGACGCACGGGCCGCTGCTCGGCGGGCTCGTGGACCGGCTCGCCCGGGAGGAGCCGGGGGTGCCGGTGACCACGTACACGTCCTGGTCCGAGACGGAGATCGCCGCAGGCGTCGCCGCCGGGCGGCTGGACTTCGCGATGGTCGGGGTCTGCGGAGAGAGCGCGCCGCCCGAGCCGGGGCCGGAGCCGGGGCGGCTGGCCTGGATGGAGGTGGCGCGGGACGCGGTGCACGTGATGCTGGCCGAGGACCATCCGCTGGCTCTGGCCCCGCGCGGGGAGGTCGAGCTGGCGGAGCTGGCGGCGGAGGCGTGGGCGGACGTGCCGGGGGACGGGTGCTTCGGGGACTGCTTCGCGGCGGCGTGTGTGCGGGCCGGGTTCACACCCGCGTGTGTGTACGAGGCGGACACGGCCTCCTGCGTGCACCTGGTGCAGGTCGGGCGGGCCGTCGGGCTGTGCCGGGCCACGTTCCCGGCGACGCCGGGGGTGGTCACCCGGCCGCTGGCCGGGGCGCCGCTGGTCTGGCGGCACCTGCTGGGGTGGCACCCCGCGGGCCGGGCGGCGGCCCGTGCGCCGGCGGTCCTGGGTCACGCCAGGGCTGCGCATGCGGAGGCCTTGGCCAGGGCCGTGTGCCCTGCGGGCGGCTCGGCGGTATCCGGCTCGGCTGCGCCGGGGCCTGTTCGTGCCCGGGCCCCTGGGGCTCCGCCCACCTGCCCTGCGGGCGGCTCGGCGGGGTGA
- a CDS encoding substrate-binding domain-containing protein, which yields MRRILGIVLGLLLVGGVIVAVLQGQDSATTATKTVRGVIGSEKSEFFRDPDVVKALANKGYTVKTETSGSWAMDQLALKEFDFAFPSSSEPAKEIEVAAGLKGAQTTKPFYSPLVVIARTNAAQVLASNGLAKMNGKNSGTLLMGPFLKAASEDRTWQQLSGSSAHSELTGTVFVKTTDPATSNSGALFLAATSNVANSSNVVADDAGVDRTAPLMRKLISVQGSLEQSTDDPFRAFISGSGEPLILVYESQVAALLLQKQDPGDMVVLYPDTTVNTAHTFVPLGDKAQELGSLLATDPKLRELALRHGFRPQDGVGEFTTATAPHAAYLNPGLTGIRQVGTPTVKILMALAERAKGQGDTP from the coding sequence GTGAGACGCATCCTAGGAATCGTCCTGGGCCTCCTCCTCGTAGGCGGCGTGATCGTCGCCGTCCTCCAGGGGCAGGACTCAGCAACCACGGCAACGAAGACCGTGCGTGGCGTCATCGGTTCGGAGAAGTCCGAGTTCTTCCGCGACCCCGACGTCGTCAAGGCCCTCGCGAACAAGGGCTACACCGTGAAGACCGAAACCTCGGGCTCCTGGGCGATGGACCAACTCGCCCTCAAGGAGTTCGACTTCGCCTTCCCCAGCAGCAGTGAACCCGCCAAGGAGATCGAGGTCGCGGCCGGCCTCAAGGGCGCCCAGACCACCAAGCCCTTCTACTCCCCGCTCGTCGTCATCGCCCGCACCAATGCCGCCCAGGTGCTCGCCTCCAACGGCCTGGCGAAGATGAACGGGAAGAACTCCGGCACCCTCCTCATGGGCCCCTTCCTCAAGGCCGCCTCCGAGGACCGCACCTGGCAGCAGCTGTCCGGCTCCTCCGCCCACTCCGAGCTGACCGGCACCGTGTTCGTCAAGACCACCGACCCGGCCACCTCCAACTCCGGCGCCCTCTTCCTGGCCGCCACCTCCAACGTCGCCAACAGCAGCAACGTCGTCGCCGACGACGCGGGCGTCGACCGCACCGCACCGCTGATGCGCAAGCTGATCTCCGTCCAGGGCTCGCTGGAACAGAGCACCGACGACCCCTTCCGGGCCTTCATCAGCGGCAGCGGCGAACCGCTCATCCTGGTCTACGAGTCCCAGGTGGCTGCCCTGCTGCTGCAGAAGCAGGATCCGGGCGACATGGTCGTCCTCTACCCGGACACCACCGTCAACACCGCGCACACCTTCGTCCCGCTCGGCGACAAGGCCCAGGAGCTGGGCTCCCTCCTCGCCACCGACCCCAAGCTGCGCGAGCTGGCCCTGCGCCACGGGTTCCGGCCGCAGGACGGCGTGGGCGAGTTCACCACCGCGACCGCCCCGCACGCCGCGTACCTCAACCCGGGGCTGACCGGCATCCGCCAGGTCGGCACACCCACCGTCAAGATCCTGATGGCGCTGGCCGAGCGCGCCAAGGGCCAGGGGGACACACCGTGA
- a CDS encoding carbohydrate-binding protein, which translates to MLKRHARAACTALAAAGLLLAGTGGATADPAPPAPSAATTLRTADAPPELLAAMQRDLGLTPTQARARLVHEVEAGATAARLQAQLGAAFAGAWVEGADAGTLTVATTRAADAAAIRATGARAKLVTRTLADLDTAKAALDRAATAATPVRYVDPRSNTLVVEEAEAGAAAGLLAATGTDPALVTVARTAEAPRPLYDLRGGDAYYMNGSGRCSVGFPVTRGTTQGFATAGHCGRAGTTTSGFNQVAQGSFQASVFPGSDMAWVAANAQWTATPYVKGSGGANVQVTGSVLQPVGASVCRSGSTTGWHCGTIQQHNTSVTYPEGTISGVTRTTVCAEPGDSGGSYISGSQAQGVTSGGSGNCSSGGTTFFQPLNPILSAYGLTLKVGGSDPGPGPGEPDPGGTWNAGTVYATGATVTYGGANYRCLQGHQAQTGWEPPNVPALWQRVQ; encoded by the coding sequence ATGCTCAAGCGACACGCCCGCGCGGCGTGTACCGCCCTGGCCGCCGCCGGGCTGCTGCTGGCCGGGACGGGCGGCGCGACCGCCGACCCCGCCCCGCCCGCCCCCTCGGCGGCGACCACCCTGCGGACCGCCGACGCCCCGCCCGAGCTGCTCGCCGCCATGCAGCGCGACCTCGGCCTGACCCCCACGCAGGCCAGGGCCCGGCTCGTCCACGAGGTCGAGGCGGGGGCCACCGCCGCCCGGCTCCAGGCGCAGCTCGGCGCCGCCTTCGCCGGGGCCTGGGTGGAGGGCGCCGACGCGGGCACCCTCACCGTGGCCACCACCCGCGCCGCCGACGCCGCCGCGATACGGGCCACCGGGGCCCGGGCGAAGCTCGTCACCCGCACCCTGGCCGACCTGGACACCGCCAAGGCCGCGCTGGACCGGGCCGCCACCGCCGCGACCCCGGTCCGGTACGTCGACCCGCGCTCCAACACCCTGGTCGTGGAGGAGGCCGAAGCCGGTGCCGCGGCCGGGCTGCTCGCCGCCACCGGGACCGATCCGGCCCTGGTCACGGTGGCCCGTACGGCCGAGGCCCCGCGCCCGCTGTACGACCTGCGCGGCGGGGACGCCTACTACATGAACGGCAGCGGCCGCTGCTCGGTGGGCTTCCCGGTCACCCGGGGCACCACGCAGGGCTTCGCCACCGCCGGGCACTGCGGCCGCGCCGGGACCACGACCAGCGGCTTCAACCAGGTCGCGCAGGGGTCCTTCCAGGCCTCGGTCTTCCCCGGCAGCGACATGGCCTGGGTGGCCGCGAACGCGCAGTGGACCGCGACCCCGTACGTGAAGGGCAGCGGCGGGGCGAACGTGCAGGTCACGGGCTCGGTACTGCAGCCCGTAGGGGCCTCTGTGTGCCGCTCCGGCTCGACCACCGGCTGGCACTGCGGGACGATCCAGCAGCACAACACCAGCGTCACCTACCCCGAGGGCACCATCTCCGGGGTGACCCGTACGACGGTCTGCGCCGAGCCCGGCGACTCCGGCGGCTCCTACATCTCCGGCAGCCAGGCCCAGGGCGTGACCTCCGGCGGCTCCGGCAACTGCTCCAGCGGCGGAACCACCTTCTTCCAGCCGCTGAACCCGATCCTGTCCGCGTACGGCCTGACCCTCAAGGTCGGCGGCAGCGACCCGGGCCCCGGCCCCGGTGAGCCCGATCCGGGCGGCACCTGGAACGCGGGCACGGTCTACGCGACCGGCGCCACCGTCACCTACGGCGGGGCGAACTACCGCTGCCTCCAGGGCCACCAGGCCCAG
- a CDS encoding pyridoxal phosphate-dependent aminotransferase, whose product MQVIQSTKLANVCYEIRGPVLEEAMRLEAAGHRILKLNTGNPAAFGFECPPEILEDMLRNLGNAHGYGDAKGLLSARRAVMQHYQTKGIELDVEDIYLGNGVSELIQMSMQALLDDGDEVLVPAPDYPLWTASVSLAGGTAVHYRCDEQADWMPDLADIERKVTDRTRAIVIINPNNPTGAVYDDEMLRGLTDIARRHNLVVCSDEIYDRILFDGATHTNTAAIAPDLLTLTFNGLSKNYRVAGYRAGWMAVCGPKKNASSYIEGLTILANMRLCANMPSQYAVATALGGRQSINDLVLPGGRLLEQRDTAYELLTQIPGITCVKPRGALYLFPKLDPSVYKIKDDRQMVLDLLRAEKIMVVHGTGFNWPEPDHFRIVTLPNAKDLADAVTRIGKFLDGYGQP is encoded by the coding sequence ATGCAGGTGATCCAGTCAACGAAACTCGCCAATGTCTGTTACGAGATCCGCGGCCCCGTGCTCGAAGAGGCGATGCGGCTCGAAGCAGCAGGTCATCGCATCCTCAAGCTCAACACCGGCAACCCCGCGGCCTTCGGCTTCGAGTGCCCCCCGGAGATCCTTGAGGACATGCTCCGCAACCTGGGCAACGCCCACGGCTACGGGGACGCGAAGGGGCTGCTCTCCGCGCGCCGCGCGGTCATGCAGCACTATCAGACCAAGGGCATCGAGCTGGACGTCGAGGACATCTACCTCGGCAACGGCGTATCCGAGCTGATCCAGATGTCGATGCAGGCGCTGCTCGACGACGGCGACGAGGTGCTGGTCCCGGCGCCGGACTACCCGCTCTGGACCGCCTCCGTCTCGCTCGCGGGCGGCACGGCCGTGCACTACCGCTGCGACGAGCAGGCCGACTGGATGCCGGACCTCGCCGACATCGAGCGCAAGGTCACCGACCGCACCCGCGCGATCGTGATCATCAACCCGAACAACCCCACCGGCGCCGTCTACGACGACGAGATGCTGCGCGGGCTGACGGACATCGCGCGCCGCCACAACCTGGTCGTCTGCTCGGACGAGATCTACGACCGGATCCTGTTCGACGGCGCGACGCACACGAACACCGCCGCCATCGCGCCGGACCTGCTGACCCTCACCTTCAACGGGCTGTCGAAGAACTACCGCGTCGCCGGCTACCGGGCCGGCTGGATGGCGGTCTGCGGCCCCAAGAAGAACGCCTCGTCGTACATCGAGGGCCTGACGATCCTGGCCAACATGCGCCTGTGCGCGAACATGCCCTCGCAGTACGCGGTCGCCACCGCCCTCGGCGGCCGGCAGTCGATCAACGACCTGGTGCTGCCGGGCGGGCGGCTGCTGGAGCAGCGCGACACGGCGTACGAACTGCTCACCCAGATCCCCGGCATCACCTGCGTGAAGCCCCGGGGGGCCCTGTACCTCTTCCCGAAGCTCGACCCCTCGGTCTACAAGATCAAGGACGACCGGCAGATGGTCCTCGACCTCCTGCGGGCCGAGAAGATCATGGTGGTGCACGGTACGGGCTTCAACTGGCCCGAGCCCGATCACTTCCGGATCGTGACGCTGCCGAACGCGAAGGACCTGGCGGACGCGGTGACCCGGATCGGGAAGTTCCTCGACGGGTACGGCCAGCCGTAG
- a CDS encoding toxic anion resistance protein, which translates to MTPTADGDGAPLVLTAPDPVAPVRREQASGLVPLQDGVHEEMARRAGEYVGQLAGIDSRSPEFAQRIGEIAGLGSADIRSAAQQSNRMLERAVRSLGSGEGGDAQARVAGSLVELRRTVEDLDPRESSAKGARKLLAKLPGGNRFRDHVAKYASSQATLNKIVGSLRGGQDELRRDNAALHTERARLWETMGKLQEYAVLTEALDAAVEQRIAEAEYADPQAADAMRADVLFPVRQKHQDLLTQLAVCAQGYLAMDVVRRNNDELIKGVDRAATTTVSALRIAVMLASALDNQRKVVEQVNALKGTTEELIRGNAEMLSTQSGEIQRIAADPAVGAETLRTAFAQIYKTLDAIDTFKVQATENMAATVESLAGELQTASAYLARTRTAGALEGGAL; encoded by the coding sequence ATGACGCCGACCGCCGACGGGGACGGGGCACCACTCGTCCTCACCGCACCCGATCCCGTCGCCCCCGTCCGCCGGGAGCAGGCCTCCGGGCTCGTCCCGCTCCAGGACGGCGTCCACGAGGAGATGGCCCGCCGGGCAGGGGAGTACGTCGGCCAGCTCGCCGGGATCGACAGCCGCTCCCCGGAGTTCGCGCAGCGCATAGGCGAGATCGCCGGGCTGGGCTCCGCCGACATCCGCAGCGCCGCCCAGCAGTCCAACCGGATGCTGGAGCGGGCCGTGCGCTCCCTCGGCTCCGGCGAGGGCGGCGACGCTCAGGCCCGCGTGGCCGGGTCCCTGGTCGAGCTGCGGCGCACCGTCGAGGACCTCGACCCGCGGGAGTCGTCCGCCAAGGGGGCCCGAAAGCTGCTCGCGAAGCTGCCGGGCGGCAACAGGTTCCGCGACCACGTGGCGAAGTACGCCTCCTCGCAGGCCACCCTCAACAAGATCGTGGGCTCGCTGCGCGGAGGCCAGGACGAGCTGCGCCGCGACAACGCGGCCCTGCACACCGAGCGGGCCCGCCTGTGGGAGACGATGGGCAAGCTCCAGGAGTACGCGGTCCTCACCGAGGCCCTGGACGCGGCCGTCGAGCAGCGGATAGCCGAGGCGGAGTACGCCGATCCGCAGGCGGCCGACGCGATGCGCGCGGACGTGCTGTTCCCGGTCCGGCAGAAGCACCAGGACCTGCTGACGCAGCTGGCCGTGTGCGCGCAGGGCTACCTGGCCATGGACGTGGTCCGGCGCAACAACGACGAGCTGATCAAGGGCGTGGACCGGGCCGCCACCACGACCGTCTCGGCGCTGCGGATCGCGGTCATGCTGGCCTCGGCGCTCGACAACCAGCGCAAGGTCGTCGAGCAGGTCAACGCCCTCAAGGGGACGACCGAGGAGCTGATCCGGGGCAACGCGGAGATGCTGTCCACGCAGAGCGGTGAGATCCAGCGGATCGCGGCCGATCCGGCGGTGGGCGCGGAGACCTTGCGGACGGCGTTCGCGCAGATCTACAAGACGCTCGACGCGATCGACACGTTCAAGGTGCAGGCCACGGAGAACATGGCCGCGACCGTGGAGTCGCTGGCCGGGGAGCTGCAGACCGCGTCGGCGTATCTCGCGCGGACGCGGACCGCCGGTGCGCTGGAAGGCGGTGCGCTGTGA
- a CDS encoding GNAT family N-acetyltransferase: MDYRYATEADVAGMAALFAANHRDVLTERQRAEQGFVQGAFGVAELGAMAEAGQLLVAADEGRVAGLLALCVPQDVPSPPPPLVGLLAAQDSLEWRGRPLSEARWLLYGPVVVDAAYRGRGVARELFALAVREAAGRADAVVAFIEAGNVPSWRVHVDGFGMSPLGEYVAGGRTYSAVAAPA; this comes from the coding sequence ATGGACTACCGGTATGCCACCGAAGCCGATGTGGCCGGCATGGCCGCGCTCTTCGCCGCCAATCACCGTGACGTGCTGACGGAGCGGCAGCGGGCCGAGCAGGGGTTCGTGCAAGGGGCTTTCGGGGTTGCCGAGTTGGGGGCCATGGCCGAGGCCGGTCAGCTGCTGGTCGCGGCTGACGAGGGGCGGGTGGCCGGGCTCCTGGCCCTATGCGTGCCGCAGGACGTGCCCTCCCCGCCGCCCCCGCTCGTCGGGCTGCTGGCGGCCCAGGATTCGCTGGAGTGGCGGGGCCGCCCGCTGAGCGAGGCGCGGTGGCTGCTCTACGGCCCGGTGGTGGTCGATGCCGCCTACCGGGGGCGCGGCGTCGCACGGGAGCTGTTCGCCCTGGCTGTCAGGGAGGCGGCCGGCCGGGCGGACGCGGTGGTGGCGTTCATCGAGGCCGGGAACGTGCCGTCCTGGCGGGTGCACGTCGACGGGTTCGGCATGAGCCCGCTCGGCGAGTACGTCGCGGGCGGCCGTACGTACAGCGCGGTCGCGGCGCCCGCCTGA
- a CDS encoding FBP domain-containing protein — MEPLTEKQIRSSFVNCTKGEAARLRLPLDFAELPWEDLDFLGWVDPGAPLRAHLVLPASQGPLGISLRVPSVNRTSALKSSLCQICLTGHASSGVTLLAAPLAGARGREGNTVGIYVCADLACPLYVRGKRQPKLRTARYEESLTLDERLARMTDNLDSFAARVTAA, encoded by the coding sequence GTGGAACCACTGACCGAAAAGCAAATCCGCTCATCCTTCGTGAACTGCACCAAGGGCGAGGCGGCGCGCCTGCGGCTGCCGCTCGACTTCGCCGAACTGCCCTGGGAAGACCTCGACTTCCTCGGCTGGGTGGATCCGGGCGCGCCCCTGCGGGCCCACCTCGTACTGCCCGCGAGTCAGGGCCCCCTGGGGATCTCCCTGCGCGTGCCGTCCGTGAACCGCACCAGCGCGCTGAAGTCCAGCTTGTGCCAGATCTGCCTGACCGGCCACGCCTCCTCCGGCGTCACCCTGCTCGCCGCGCCCCTGGCGGGCGCCCGCGGCCGCGAGGGCAACACCGTCGGCATCTACGTCTGCGCGGACCTCGCCTGCCCCCTGTACGTACGCGGCAAGCGGCAGCCGAAGCTGCGCACCGCGCGGTACGAGGAGTCGCTCACCCTGGACGAGCGCCTCGCCCGGATGACGGACAACCTGGACTCCTTCGCGGCCCGGGTCACCGCCGCCTGA
- a CDS encoding substrate-binding and VWA domain-containing protein, whose product MLAAATACTADAPPKPKETAYKEGTLRVLASSELADLEPVLAQAKKATGVSVELTWSGTLDAAEQVASGKADGNYDAIWLSSNDYLRLRPEAAGKLANETPVMSSPVALGVRPEALARLGWKPEEVTWSAVHEAVAGGKLTYGMTDPVRSNSGFSALVSVASGLSGAQAALTDADVKAASPRLKEFFAGQKLTSGSSGWLVSAYAKRGDVDALVNYESVLLSMNRDAKAPLTVIRPRDGVVTAHYPLTLLTSAPAGARESGRALTEYLRGAGAQKAITEQTFRRPVAAGVAPAAGLDAEKRRELPFPGSRSVADGLLASYENELRRPSRTVYVLDTSGSMAEGDRIGRLKSALTDLTGSGSSGTGERFRDREEVTLLPFGSKVKKVRTHVVEPGNPGPALDAVRADVQSLAPEGGTAVYGSLEAAYEHLGKGGTDAFTSIVLMTDGENTEGVGAKHFDSFYAALPEAQKHTPVFAVLFGESDRKELTHITELTGGRLFDATDGNGSLNGAFEEIRGYQ is encoded by the coding sequence GTGCTCGCGGCCGCGACGGCCTGCACCGCCGATGCGCCTCCCAAGCCCAAGGAGACGGCGTACAAGGAGGGCACCCTGCGGGTGCTGGCCTCCAGTGAGCTGGCCGACCTGGAGCCCGTACTGGCGCAGGCCAAGAAGGCCACCGGGGTGAGCGTCGAGCTGACCTGGTCCGGGACGCTCGACGCGGCCGAGCAGGTCGCGTCCGGGAAGGCGGACGGGAATTACGACGCGATCTGGCTGTCGTCCAACGACTATCTGCGGCTGCGTCCCGAGGCGGCCGGGAAGCTCGCCAACGAGACCCCGGTGATGTCCTCCCCGGTCGCGCTCGGCGTGCGGCCGGAGGCGCTGGCCCGGCTCGGCTGGAAGCCCGAGGAGGTGACCTGGTCGGCGGTCCACGAGGCGGTGGCCGGGGGGAAGCTGACGTACGGGATGACCGACCCGGTGCGCTCCAACTCGGGTTTCTCCGCCCTGGTGTCGGTGGCCTCGGGTCTGTCGGGCGCGCAGGCCGCGCTGACCGATGCGGACGTGAAGGCGGCCTCACCGCGGCTGAAGGAGTTCTTCGCCGGGCAGAAGCTGACCTCGGGTTCCTCCGGCTGGCTGGTTTCGGCGTACGCCAAGCGCGGGGACGTGGACGCGCTGGTGAACTACGAGTCGGTGCTGCTGTCCATGAACCGCGACGCCAAGGCGCCGCTGACGGTGATCCGGCCGCGCGACGGGGTGGTGACCGCGCACTATCCGCTGACCCTGCTGACGTCGGCCCCGGCCGGGGCCCGTGAGTCGGGGCGGGCGCTGACGGAGTACCTGCGCGGCGCCGGGGCGCAGAAGGCGATCACCGAGCAGACGTTCCGCCGCCCGGTGGCGGCCGGGGTGGCTCCGGCGGCCGGGCTGGACGCGGAGAAGCGGCGCGAGCTGCCGTTCCCCGGTTCGCGTTCGGTGGCCGACGGGCTGCTGGCCTCGTACGAGAACGAGCTGCGCCGGCCTTCGCGGACGGTGTACGTGCTGGACACGTCGGGTTCGATGGCCGAGGGGGACCGTATCGGGCGGCTGAAGTCGGCGCTGACGGACCTGACGGGGAGCGGGAGTTCGGGGACCGGGGAGCGGTTCCGGGACCGCGAGGAGGTGACGCTCCTGCCGTTCGGGTCCAAGGTGAAGAAGGTGCGGACGCACGTCGTCGAGCCGGGTAATCCGGGCCCGGCGCTGGATGCGGTGCGCGCCGATGTGCAGTCGCTGGCGCCGGAGGGGGGTACGGCGGTCTACGGCAGTCTGGAGGCGGCGTACGAGCACCTCGGCAAGGGCGGTACGGACGCGTTCACCTCGATCGTGCTGATGACGGACGGGGAGAACACGGAGGGCGTGGGGGCCAAGCACTTCGACTCGTTCTACGCCGCGCTGCCCGAGGCGCAGAAGCACACGCCGGTCTTCGCGGTGCTGTTCGGCGAATCGGACCGCAAGGAGCTCACCCACATCACCGAGCTGACCGGCGGGCGCCTCTTCGACGCCACCGACGGGAACGGTTCGCTGAACGGAGCATTCGAGGAGATCCGTGGCTACCAGTAG
- a CDS encoding macro domain-containing protein, translating into MQSFRIIAGDATSPQAKGPKVIAHVCNDLGGWGKGFVLAVSKRWPEPEAAYRAWHRGRSGNDFGLGAVQLVRVQPDVWVANMVGQHGIRTGSGGPPIRYDAVRRCLDALAGHAVELGASVHMPRIGCGLAGGSWTRIEPLIVDTLGARGVEVSVYDRG; encoded by the coding sequence GTGCAGTCGTTCAGGATCATTGCCGGGGATGCGACGAGTCCTCAGGCCAAGGGGCCCAAGGTCATCGCCCATGTGTGCAACGACCTCGGGGGGTGGGGGAAGGGGTTCGTGCTGGCCGTCTCGAAGCGCTGGCCCGAGCCGGAGGCGGCGTATCGGGCCTGGCATCGGGGGCGCAGTGGGAACGACTTCGGGCTGGGGGCCGTGCAGTTGGTGCGGGTTCAGCCCGACGTGTGGGTGGCGAACATGGTCGGTCAGCACGGCATACGCACCGGGAGCGGGGGGCCGCCGATCCGGTACGACGCCGTGCGGCGTTGCCTCGACGCGCTGGCGGGGCACGCCGTTGAGCTGGGCGCCTCCGTTCACATGCCCCGCATAGGGTGCGGGCTCGCCGGTGGCAGCTGGACGCGTATCGAGCCGCTGATCGTCGACACGCTGGGGGCTCGGGGGGTGGAGGTGAGCGTCTATGACCGGGGGTGA
- a CDS encoding nitroreductase/quinone reductase family protein, translated as MHALDVDWNHPADPRPGPRLDHVRAYVTSAGADGHLWHGVPTLLLTTVDRATGRTTRTPLIYGEDAGRHIVLAAGYGAPQHPGWYRNLTAHPEVRLQVGSAAFKATARTAGPSEREVYWELMTALWPPFEDDQAAARPREIPLVILEHWPREPQ; from the coding sequence ATGCACGCACTCGATGTCGACTGGAACCACCCCGCGGACCCCCGCCCGGGCCCGCGCCTCGACCACGTACGCGCGTACGTGACCAGCGCCGGCGCCGACGGCCACCTGTGGCACGGGGTCCCCACCCTGCTGCTCACCACGGTCGACCGCGCCACCGGCCGCACCACCCGCACCCCGCTGATCTACGGCGAGGACGCGGGCCGCCACATCGTCCTCGCGGCCGGATACGGAGCCCCCCAGCACCCCGGCTGGTACCGGAACCTCACCGCCCACCCCGAGGTCCGCCTCCAGGTCGGCTCCGCCGCCTTCAAGGCCACGGCCCGCACGGCCGGCCCGTCGGAACGCGAGGTCTACTGGGAGCTGATGACCGCCCTGTGGCCCCCGTTCGAGGACGACCAGGCGGCCGCCCGGCCCCGCGAGATCCCTCTGGTGATCCTGGAACACTGGCCGAGGGAGCCGCAGTAA